In Arvicola amphibius chromosome 1, mArvAmp1.2, whole genome shotgun sequence, one DNA window encodes the following:
- the LOC119820503 gene encoding olfactory receptor 52D1-like translates to MPSRDRARWKQQMELDSALLSLNQTFSGPGPFVLLGVPGLEGLHAWISVPMCLLYLASLVGNTLLLGLVAVDKTLQAPMYQLLGLLAATDLILATSTVPKALAVLWGLSDEISFAGCLAQLFVAHVAFIAESSVLLAMAVDRYVAICQPLRYGALLSQRVVGMVAAAAVTRGACVMAPPVVLLQRLPYCGHRAMPHTYCEHMGVARLACGDTRPNIWYGLATTLLSPALDLGLIGVSYALILRDVCRLPSPGARYKTLGTCGAHAGVIVLFYTPALFSFLVHRFGYHTVPGHIHILLANLYVVVPPALNPVVYGVRTKKITQRLRLLLQRVRKVGTEVPAMPHTLSV, encoded by the coding sequence ATGCCCTCCAGGGACAGAGCCAGGTGGAAGCAGCAGATGGAGCTGGATTCTGCACTCCTCAGCCTCAATCAGACATTTTCTGGACCTGGGCCCTTTGTCTTGCTGGGTGTGCCGGGACTGGAGGGCCTGCATGCCTGGATTTCTGTGCCCATGTGCCTTCTGTACCTTGCATCTTTGGTAGGGAATACACTTCTCCTGGGGCTGGTGGCAGTGGACAAAACCCTTCAGGCTCCCATGTACCAGCTTCTGGGGCTTCTGGCAGCCACTGACTTGATTCTGGCCACATCCACGGTGCCTAAAGCCCTAGCTGTGCTCTGGGGCTTGTCGGATGAAATCTCCTTTGCAGGATGTTTAGCTCAGCTCTTTGTTGCTCACGTGGCCTTCATTGCTGAGTCCTCAGTGCTGCTGGCCATGGCAGtggaccgctatgtggccatctgccagCCTCTACGCTATGGGGCTCTGCTGAGCCAGCGTGTGGTGGGTATGGTGGCTGCAGCAGCTGTGACACGTGGTGCCTGTGTCATGGCACCACCTGTGGTCCTTCTGCAGAGACTCCCTTACTGTGGGCATCGGGCCATGCCTCACACTTACTGCGAGCACATGGGTGTGGCTCGTCTCGCATGTGGTGACACACGTCCCAACATCTGGTATGGACTGGCTACCACActgctctctccagccctggacctAGGGCTCATAGGTGTTTCCTATGCCCTTATACTCCGTGACGTCTGTCGCCTGCCATCTCCCGGTGCCCGCTACAAGACCTTGGGTACCTGTGGGGCCCATGCTGGTGTTATTGTTCTCTTCTACACAcctgctctcttttccttcctggttCATCGTTTTGGCTACCACACAGTTCCCGGCCACATCCATATTTTATTGGCTAATCTCTATGTGGTAGTTCCTCCAGCACTTAATCCTGTGGTCTATGGAGTGCGCACAAAGAAGATCACTCAGAGACTTAGGCTTTTGCTTCAAAGAGTGAGAAAGGTGGGCACCGAAGTGCCAGCCATGCCACACACTTTATCTGTATGA